The genomic segment TAGCCCGACAACTTAGGGTGTGTCAACTACCACATCTTTTGGGTAAATTTCAGTTGCTACCTTTGATAATTGATTTAGAATGCTAGGTTAATGAAACTTAGCCCCCTTAAAATAGGAAAATTTGCGGTTCCCTTTTCATTTATCACCGTGCTTTTTTTAGCAAGCCTGCTTACCCCAGCCCCAGAAGGCTTGGGCACCCACCGCCAATTGGGTCTACCACCTTGTTTATTTTATCATTTCACTCACATCCCTTGCCCCAGTTGTGGCATGACCACCAGCTTCACCTGGATCATGCACGGCCATTTAAAACAGGCATTTTTAGCCAACCCGATGGGCCCCATCGTTTTTTTGGCCTATGCCATCGTGGCCTTTTGGATGCTGCTAGGCCGACGCTTTGAAGAATTACTTTTAAAAAAACCCTCGGGGGCTTTCCTGTATTTTTTTTTAGGTGGTTATTTATCGGTTTTCGTTTATCGCACTTTAAAGTACGGGTTACACCTTGTTTAGAATTTTTTAGTTTAGCTTTTTCCAAATTTAAAAAGGAGAATAAAAAATGGAAATTCCTCCCCCACCACCGTCTAATGTACCTACTAGCCCACTCAATCAACCCTCTGCCACTACCCCTGAACAAAACAACACTAAAGCCGTTATTGCTTTAGTTTTAGGTATCTTGTCTTTGGTCTGTTGTACTTTTTTATTAGGTATCCCAGCGATCATCGTGGGACGCATGGCGCTCAAAGACATTGAACAAGGGCTTGCCCCACAGTCAAGTCAAGGCATGGCCAAGGCTGGTTATATTATGGGCCTTATTGCTACGATCTTGAGTTGTGTTATCACCATTATTTATGGCGTGCTCTTGGCTATGGGCATGGTGGCCGATTATCCTAACTTCAATATATGAGTTTAAAAATTGTGGGGGGCTCTGCTAAGGGGCGCCTGCTCAAAGCGCCCAAGAGCCCCTTGATTCGCCCAGCTCGGGCTTCGGTTCGCCAAGCGATCTTTAACATTTTGCCTTCCGTAGAAGGAAATTTTGTTTTAGATCTTTATGCGGGTAGTGGGTCGGTGGGCATGGAGGCCTTGTCCCGGGGGGCCAAAGCCGCAACCTTTGTCGACAGTGGGTTTCAGGCCATTGCCTTATTAAAAGAAAATCTCAAGCGCCTCAACTTTTCTCACCTGGCCTATCTATTAAAAAAAGAAGTATGTACCGCCATTCGTATGTGTCACAAAATGAAAAAAACTTATGATTTAATTTTCATTGACCCACCCTACGATAAGGGCCTGGTTAACAAAACACTTGCCTGCTTACAACGACACCCCATCTTCCACCCCATGACTCAAATCATCATTGAGCGTAGCCCACGAGAAAAAATAAACTTGACTGAAAGTTTTAAGTTAGTAGATGAACGTCAGTACGGCCAAACAATTATTTCATTTCTCGGAGTTTGAAACCATTCCATGTTAAGCAATGCCATCTATCCTGGCTCCTTTGACCCCCCTACCTTAGGCCATCTTAATATTGTTGAACGTGGTTTAAAAATCTTTAAAAAAATCACCATTGCTGTTGCTATTAACACCTCCAAAGCCCCTCTTTTAAGTTGTGAAGCAAGAGTCGAGTTATTAAAGGATTTGTTTAAGAAATACCCCAATGTAGAAGTCGACAGTTTTGAAGGCCTGTTGGTGAATTATGCCAAAAAGCAACAAACTGGCCTTATTTTACGGGGGGTACGCACCGTGGCCGATTTTGAATACGAATTACAAATGTCTTTTGCCAACAAAAAACTTTGGTCAGAAATTGAAACGATTTTCATCATGACCGAAAGCCGCTATTCCCATATTAGCTCCTCCATCATTAAAGAGATCGCTAAATTTGGTGGTTCTTTAACCGACATGGTCCCTCCTAATGTGGAAAAAAAGCTCCTTAAAAAATAAAAAGGATCCACTTATGAAGCTTGCCAAACGTGTACAACGTATCAAACCCTCTCCGACTATCGCCATCACCATGAAGGCACAAAGCATGAAGGCTGAAGGCATTGACGTTATTGGTTTTGGTGCCGGCGAACCCGATTTCGATACTCCAGAACATATTAAACAAGCGGCTATTGCTGCATTACAAAAAGGCAAAACCAAATACACCCCCGTGGGTGGGATCAACGAACTAAAAGACGCGATCATTCAAAAACTAAAACGCGACAACCAATTGCAATATGCCCGTGAAGAAATTTTAGTAAGTTGTGGGGGCAAACATGCGCTCTACAATCTTGCCCAAGTTTTATTAGAAGCCGGCGACGAAGTTATTATCCCTGCACCGTATTGGGTAAGTTATCCCGATCAAGTGCTGCTCAACGACGCCACTCCGGTGGTTGTTTCCACGAATGAAAAAAACGGTTTTAAAATCACCCCGCAAGAACTTGAAAAAGCCATCACTCCCAAAACAGTTGCCTTTGTATTGAACTCCCCTTCTAACCCCACCGGTTCAGCCTATGCTCAGCAAGAATTGGCGGGACTCGCCCAAGTTTTAATTAAACATAAAATCTTATGCATTTCCGACGAAATCTATGAAAAATTAGTTTATGATGGTTTTCAACATGTTTCGATTGCTTCGATAAGCCCTGAAATGAAAAATCTCACTCTTCTCGTGAATGGTGCTAGCAAAGTTTATGCGATGACTGGCTGGCGCATGGGGTTTGTGGCAGGCCCTAAAGAAATCATTTCGGCGGCTACCAAATTGCAAGGTCAAGTAACCACCAACATTAATTCCATTACCCAATGGGCTTGTGTCGAGGCCTACAATGGCACCCAAGCTTTTTTAGAAGAATGGAAGACCGAATTCAAAAAGCGCCGCAACTATATTGTGGATCGCTTTAATAAAATCCCTGGCGTGACTTGCCTAAAACCCGAAGGCGCCTTTTATGTGTTCCCCAACATCTCAGCTTATTTGGGGAAAAGCTTTGAAGGTAAAAAAATGACCACCGATCAAGACTTGTGTGCCTACCTTTTAGAAAAAGGCCTCGTTGCCGTGGTTGATGGCATGGGCTTTGGCGCCCCTGGTTACATCCGCCTCTCTTACGCTACCAGTATGGCCAACATTGAAAAAGGCATGGACCGCATTGAAAAGGCTTTAGTTGCACTGAAATAATTTTTGTAAGCGCTTACCCTCCACATTAGTAATGCCTCAGTTTTGGGTGGAGAGGGCTTAGATTGTTTCGTCAGCCGTGCTTTCCGCGGCGACCCTCATGGGGGCCCCGCCGCTTCAAGCAATGGCTTCCTCAACAATCTAAGCCCTCTCCACCCAAAACTGAGGCATTACCCACATTATGCATTTTTTATTGATTTTAGCATCACAAAATGGTAAAAGATGCATAAATGCGTACTACTATCTCTATTCAAGAAGACCTGCTAAAAAAGACCCAAAAACTAACCGGCCGGGCTGGCTATAGTGATGCCATTGTGACCTCGCTACGAGATTATGTAGCCTTAAAGGAAAGGCTTGCCTACCTAAAAAAACTTTTCACCACTCCCCCCTCTCATTCTTTTCGTTCAATAAAAAAACAGCGTAGGAAAAATAAATGGTCTTAGTTGATACCAGCGTTTGGATTAGTCTCTTCCGAAAAGAAAATGACAAGTTAGGGCAGAAAATGTGGGTTCTTATTTCCGAAAATAGGGCTGCTTTTTGTGGTCAAGTCTGGGTTGAGTTTATTGGTGGCTTTCGCAAAGAAACCGAACGCAGAGAACATGAAAAAGCCCTTCGGTCCTTCCCCTTTTTAGAAACCAACTTGAAGGCCTACCAATTAGCGGCCCATCTTCTTGCCAAATACCCTCACTTAGGCTCAGGAGATGCTATCATTGCAGCAACTGCGCTCGAAAACAAGGTTCCGCTCTTGACCCTTGATAAAGACTTTTTTACAATTTCCACTGAGGGTTTGAAATTATCTTAAAGGTCTATGGTGGTCACCTTAATAAACTTCGGTTTGTTTGCCAGACTGACGGTCAAAGATTGGGATGTCGTTGGCTAGCGGGTCGGGGCTAAAATAAATCCCGTAAAGTTTTAATTCACTTTGATTGACCATGCGGTAACGCACGTACATCTTTTTGCCATTTTTCATCTGCGTAGAACCGACGATCACATAAAGATTGCGATTAGGGTATTTAGTAACAGCACCGCGCGGCTGCTCCCACTGGATATCTCCAAATGAACGTACGATAGTGGGCAATTGAGGCAAAATACCTCGCACGGGCTCCATTTCAAGAATGAGTTCATCGTCTTTCGCCAAAAACCGTTCGCAAGCTGTAGGCATTTCTTTTTTCAAACATTGATTCACACTTTCGGCAAAAGCCGACAATTTTGCAAAATTGGGATCGGTTTTAATAATGCCATTCACTTGGGAAAACCCCACCGGCGGGGTTGCTGATTTTGGCCCCACGGGGATTTCTATTGCTGGAGGTGTGGTACTAAAATAAATCCCGTAGATTTTCAATTCATCGTTCTGTTGAACAAAGCGATAAAAAACATAACCAGCGTTACCCTGTTTGTCTTGCCCTGAACCTGCCAAAATATACAAAGGTTGCTCAGGCGCCCCTGATGACTTACCTTTAGTTGTTTCCCATTTAAATGGT from the Deltaproteobacteria bacterium genome contains:
- a CDS encoding DUF2752 domain-containing protein → MKLSPLKIGKFAVPFSFITVLFLASLLTPAPEGLGTHRQLGLPPCLFYHFTHIPCPSCGMTTSFTWIMHGHLKQAFLANPMGPIVFLAYAIVAFWMLLGRRFEELLLKKPSGAFLYFFLGGYLSVFVYRTLKYGLHLV
- a CDS encoding DUF4190 domain-containing protein, producing the protein MEIPPPPPSNVPTSPLNQPSATTPEQNNTKAVIALVLGILSLVCCTFLLGIPAIIVGRMALKDIEQGLAPQSSQGMAKAGYIMGLIATILSCVITIIYGVLLAMGMVADYPNFNI
- the rsmD gene encoding 16S rRNA (guanine(966)-N(2))-methyltransferase RsmD, whose translation is MSLKIVGGSAKGRLLKAPKSPLIRPARASVRQAIFNILPSVEGNFVLDLYAGSGSVGMEALSRGAKAATFVDSGFQAIALLKENLKRLNFSHLAYLLKKEVCTAIRMCHKMKKTYDLIFIDPPYDKGLVNKTLACLQRHPIFHPMTQIIIERSPREKINLTESFKLVDERQYGQTIISFLGV
- the coaD gene encoding pantetheine-phosphate adenylyltransferase; the protein is MLSNAIYPGSFDPPTLGHLNIVERGLKIFKKITIAVAINTSKAPLLSCEARVELLKDLFKKYPNVEVDSFEGLLVNYAKKQQTGLILRGVRTVADFEYELQMSFANKKLWSEIETIFIMTESRYSHISSSIIKEIAKFGGSLTDMVPPNVEKKLLKK
- a CDS encoding pyridoxal phosphate-dependent aminotransferase, which codes for MKLAKRVQRIKPSPTIAITMKAQSMKAEGIDVIGFGAGEPDFDTPEHIKQAAIAALQKGKTKYTPVGGINELKDAIIQKLKRDNQLQYAREEILVSCGGKHALYNLAQVLLEAGDEVIIPAPYWVSYPDQVLLNDATPVVVSTNEKNGFKITPQELEKAITPKTVAFVLNSPSNPTGSAYAQQELAGLAQVLIKHKILCISDEIYEKLVYDGFQHVSIASISPEMKNLTLLVNGASKVYAMTGWRMGFVAGPKEIISAATKLQGQVTTNINSITQWACVEAYNGTQAFLEEWKTEFKKRRNYIVDRFNKIPGVTCLKPEGAFYVFPNISAYLGKSFEGKKMTTDQDLCAYLLEKGLVAVVDGMGFGAPGYIRLSYATSMANIEKGMDRIEKALVALK
- a CDS encoding type II toxin-antitoxin system VapB family antitoxin, producing the protein MRTTISIQEDLLKKTQKLTGRAGYSDAIVTSLRDYVALKERLAYLKKLFTTPPSHSFRSIKKQRRKNKWS
- a CDS encoding PIN domain-containing protein — encoded protein: MVLVDTSVWISLFRKENDKLGQKMWVLISENRAAFCGQVWVEFIGGFRKETERREHEKALRSFPFLETNLKAYQLAAHLLAKYPHLGSGDAIIAATALENKVPLLTLDKDFFTISTEGLKLS